A window from Trinickia violacea encodes these proteins:
- a CDS encoding CaiB/BaiF CoA transferase family protein, with amino-acid sequence MTATLRATATTPTAGALQGLRVIDLSRVLGGPYCTQALADHGATVIKLEPPSGDETRGWGPPFFGDTAWYFTGVNRNKQGIAVDLTCEAGRELLWKLLEDADVLVENFKPGTLARWGMDYERDLRPRLPRLIHCAVTGFGPDGPLGGLPGYDAAIQAMTGLMSVNGERDGDALRIGLPIVDMVTGLNALAGILLALAERERSGLGQSIDIALYDCGVSLLHPHLPNYFGSGQTPQRSGNAHPNIAPYDSYRTRTEPIFLAVGNDRQFARLCAHLGAPELAGDPRFADNRRRCAHRPELKSALETLLARHACEPLAAELIRAGVPCGPVQTVDRVVDHPHTRHRGLLVELGDYRGTGTPIKLSRTPASYRTAPPALGADTRAVLDALGIDAQTQRQLFEAGVLKG; translated from the coding sequence ATGACGGCAACGCTTCGCGCCACCGCGACGACCCCAACGGCCGGCGCCCTGCAGGGCCTGCGCGTGATCGACCTGAGCCGCGTCCTCGGCGGCCCGTACTGCACCCAGGCGCTGGCCGATCACGGCGCGACGGTGATCAAGCTCGAACCGCCATCAGGCGACGAAACACGCGGCTGGGGCCCGCCGTTCTTCGGGGATACCGCCTGGTATTTCACAGGCGTCAATCGCAACAAGCAGGGCATCGCCGTCGACTTGACCTGCGAGGCCGGCCGCGAGCTGCTCTGGAAGCTGCTCGAAGACGCCGACGTGCTCGTCGAAAACTTCAAGCCCGGCACGCTCGCGCGCTGGGGCATGGATTACGAACGCGATCTGAGGCCGCGCTTGCCCCGGCTGATCCATTGCGCGGTCACCGGATTCGGTCCGGACGGTCCGCTCGGGGGCCTGCCCGGCTATGACGCGGCGATCCAGGCCATGACCGGCCTGATGAGCGTGAACGGCGAGCGCGATGGCGACGCGCTGCGCATCGGCCTGCCGATCGTCGACATGGTGACCGGCCTGAACGCGCTGGCCGGTATCCTGCTCGCGCTCGCGGAGCGCGAGCGGAGCGGACTCGGTCAATCCATCGATATCGCGCTCTACGACTGCGGCGTGTCGCTGCTCCATCCGCATCTGCCGAATTACTTCGGTTCGGGCCAGACGCCGCAGCGCAGCGGGAACGCCCACCCGAACATCGCCCCTTACGACAGCTATCGCACGCGAACCGAGCCGATCTTCCTCGCAGTCGGCAACGACCGGCAGTTCGCGCGGTTGTGCGCGCATCTCGGTGCCCCGGAGCTCGCCGGCGATCCGCGCTTCGCCGACAACCGCCGCCGCTGCGCACACCGGCCCGAGCTGAAGTCGGCGTTGGAGACCCTGCTCGCGCGGCACGCGTGCGAGCCCCTGGCTGCCGAGCTGATTCGAGCGGGCGTGCCGTGCGGGCCGGTCCAGACGGTCGATCGCGTCGTGGACCACCCGCATACGCGGCATCGCGGGCTGCTGGTGGAGCTCGGCGACTACCGCGGCACCGGAACGCCGATCAAGCTTTCGCGCACGCCCGCGAGCTATCGAACGGCGCCGCCGGCGCTCGGCGCCGACACGCGCGCCGTGCTCGACGCGCTCGGTATCGATGCGCAGACCCAGCGGCAATTGTTTGAAGCCGGCGTGCTGAAGGGCTGA
- a CDS encoding LysR family transcriptional regulator, with amino-acid sequence MDLKQLRYFVAVAEELHFGRAAKRLFISQPALSFDIRKFEEQLGVQLLARTSKAVSLTNAGQVLLVEARRLLLQASEAERLTQRSAHGLAGRLRIGFVNSMLYRGLPRAVERFEADHPAVEIVLKEMNTQEQVQAILTMQIDMGCAHWGTFPAEVASEAIVSEPFVCCVPAAHPLARRRRIDLRALANEPFILFPRTAAPHYHDLIIAQCVSAGFSPQIRHEARLWQTVVTMVEFGMGVALVPSALRKMNNERVSFRPLAAAALESQVLLLRRADNAEPVVERFARHLTAAAQRGGAD; translated from the coding sequence ATGGACCTCAAGCAACTGCGTTATTTCGTGGCCGTCGCCGAAGAACTGCATTTCGGCCGGGCGGCGAAGCGGCTTTTCATTTCGCAACCGGCTCTCAGCTTCGACATCCGCAAGTTCGAGGAGCAGCTCGGTGTGCAATTGCTCGCGCGCACCAGCAAAGCCGTCTCGCTGACGAACGCGGGGCAGGTGCTGCTCGTCGAGGCGCGCAGGCTGCTGCTGCAGGCGAGCGAAGCCGAGCGCCTCACGCAGCGCTCGGCGCACGGGCTCGCTGGCCGGCTGCGCATCGGGTTCGTCAACTCCATGCTGTATCGCGGGCTGCCGCGCGCGGTGGAGCGCTTCGAGGCCGATCATCCCGCCGTCGAGATCGTGCTGAAGGAAATGAACACGCAAGAACAGGTGCAGGCGATCCTGACGATGCAGATCGACATGGGCTGTGCGCACTGGGGGACGTTTCCGGCGGAGGTCGCTTCGGAGGCCATCGTCTCCGAGCCGTTCGTGTGTTGCGTGCCGGCGGCGCATCCGCTCGCGCGGCGCCGGCGCATCGACTTGCGCGCGCTCGCGAACGAGCCGTTTATCTTGTTTCCACGCACGGCCGCACCGCACTATCACGACTTGATCATCGCGCAATGCGTAAGCGCCGGGTTCAGCCCGCAGATCCGCCACGAAGCGCGGCTATGGCAGACCGTCGTGACGATGGTGGAGTTCGGCATGGGCGTCGCGCTCGTGCCGTCCGCGCTGCGAAAAATGAACAATGAGCGTGTCTCGTTTCGGCCGCTTGCCGCGGCGGCGCTCGAGTCGCAGGTGCTGTTGCTGCGGCGCGCGGACAATGCGGAGCCGGTCGTCGAACGCTTCGCCCGGCATTTGACCGCTGCCGCGCAGCGCGGCGGCGCCGATTAG
- a CDS encoding carbohydrate ABC transporter permease → MKRTLWCWLALSPLIVIVLFPFAVMLCTAFKPANEIFVYPARWLPVQWRWENFVEMWDAANFGVALRNSCVISFLSTSLALAVSVPAAYALARFPFRGRGVYRQFLLVTQMLSPILLVVGLFRLAAMIPYGDGNLVDSKLGVIVSYAAFNIAFAVWMLSSYFQTVPRDLEESAWLEGCGRTKAVFKVFLPLAVPAIVVTAIFTFISAWNEFAVVYTLIRSPENKTLTVQVTDMVAGKYTVEWHLVMAATLCATLPVSVVFAWLQQYLVKGLALGAVK, encoded by the coding sequence ATGAAACGCACCCTATGGTGCTGGCTCGCGTTATCGCCGCTGATCGTGATCGTGCTGTTCCCGTTCGCGGTCATGCTGTGCACCGCGTTCAAGCCGGCCAACGAGATCTTCGTCTACCCGGCCCGCTGGCTGCCCGTGCAATGGCGGTGGGAGAACTTCGTCGAGATGTGGGACGCGGCCAACTTCGGCGTCGCGTTGAGGAACAGTTGCGTGATCAGTTTTCTGTCGACGTCGCTCGCGCTCGCCGTCAGCGTGCCCGCCGCCTACGCGCTCGCGCGCTTTCCGTTCAGAGGGCGCGGCGTGTATCGGCAGTTCCTGCTCGTCACGCAGATGCTTTCGCCGATTCTGCTCGTGGTCGGCCTTTTCAGGCTCGCCGCGATGATCCCATATGGCGACGGCAACCTCGTCGATTCGAAGCTCGGCGTGATCGTCTCGTACGCCGCGTTCAATATCGCGTTCGCGGTGTGGATGCTGTCGTCGTACTTTCAGACCGTGCCGCGCGATCTCGAAGAGTCGGCGTGGCTCGAAGGGTGCGGACGCACGAAGGCGGTCTTCAAGGTGTTCTTGCCGCTTGCCGTGCCTGCGATCGTCGTGACTGCGATCTTCACGTTCATCAGCGCTTGGAATGAGTTCGCGGTGGTCTATACGCTGATCCGCTCGCCCGAGAACAAGACGCTGACCGTGCAGGTGACCGACATGGTCGCCGGCAAGTACACGGTCGAATGGCATCTAGTGATGGCAGCGACGCTGTGTGCGACGCTGCCCGTTTCAGTCGTGTTCGCGTGGCTTCAGCAGTATCTCGTGAAGGGGCTGGCGCTGGGGGCGGTGAAGTAG
- a CDS encoding ABC transporter substrate-binding protein codes for MSLQSRASLALGKLAVALAFAGIAVAAQADTVRVTVAHYSDATAPYFEKMARSFEKANPGTTIKIEDVNWDTLQQKLQTDISGGANADLAIIGTRWLLDFVKDDVAEPLDSYMDPNFKNRFIGPFLAPGQIDGKTYGLPIAASARALYYNKDMLASVGYPDGPKTWNDVIEASKKLKAKGIAGFGLQGKEIETDVYFYYALWTDGGEVVNKADKAVFNAPAGVKAATMYKMMIDEGLTQPGVTGYSREDVQNLFKQGRVAMMISAPFLAKQIKKEAPNLKYGIDPIPMGTTHATYAVTDSIMMFKNSKVKKTAWKFLDYLFTKDPRVEFTSTEGFLPTTKAEAADPAFNDPDTKAFVALLPTARFAPTVTGWEDTAKAVTDAMQSIYLGKAKPADALNAAADQADKSLGH; via the coding sequence ATGTCGTTGCAATCCCGTGCTTCCCTCGCGCTTGGCAAACTTGCCGTCGCGCTGGCGTTTGCTGGAATCGCCGTGGCGGCCCAGGCCGACACGGTCCGCGTCACCGTCGCTCACTACAGCGATGCGACCGCGCCGTACTTCGAGAAGATGGCCCGCAGCTTCGAGAAGGCCAACCCCGGCACGACGATCAAGATCGAGGACGTGAACTGGGACACGCTGCAACAGAAGCTGCAGACGGACATTTCCGGCGGCGCCAACGCCGACCTGGCAATCATCGGCACGCGCTGGCTGCTCGACTTCGTGAAGGACGACGTGGCCGAGCCGCTCGACAGCTACATGGACCCGAACTTCAAGAACCGCTTCATCGGCCCGTTCCTGGCCCCGGGCCAGATCGACGGCAAGACCTACGGCCTGCCGATCGCGGCTTCGGCACGCGCGCTCTACTACAACAAGGACATGCTCGCATCGGTTGGTTATCCCGATGGTCCCAAAACCTGGAACGACGTGATCGAGGCGTCGAAGAAGCTCAAGGCCAAGGGCATCGCGGGCTTCGGGCTGCAAGGCAAGGAGATCGAAACGGATGTCTACTTCTACTACGCGTTGTGGACCGACGGCGGCGAGGTCGTCAACAAGGCGGACAAGGCGGTGTTCAACGCGCCGGCCGGCGTCAAGGCCGCGACGATGTACAAGATGATGATCGATGAAGGGCTCACGCAGCCGGGCGTCACGGGCTACAGCCGCGAGGACGTGCAGAACCTCTTCAAGCAGGGCCGAGTGGCGATGATGATCTCGGCGCCGTTCCTCGCCAAGCAGATCAAAAAGGAAGCGCCGAACCTGAAATATGGGATCGATCCGATTCCGATGGGCACCACGCACGCGACTTACGCCGTCACCGATTCGATCATGATGTTCAAGAACTCGAAGGTGAAAAAGACCGCGTGGAAGTTCCTCGACTATCTGTTCACGAAGGACCCGCGCGTCGAGTTCACGAGCACCGAGGGTTTCCTGCCGACCACGAAGGCTGAGGCGGCCGATCCGGCGTTCAACGATCCAGACACCAAGGCGTTTGTCGCGCTCCTGCCGACGGCCCGCTTCGCGCCCACCGTCACCGGCTGGGAAGACACGGCGAAGGCCGTGACGGACGCGATGCAGTCGATCTATCTCGGCAAGGCGAAGCCCGCCGATGCGCTGAACGCGGCGGCCGACCAGGCCGACAAGTCGCTCGGTCATTGA
- a CDS encoding carbohydrate ABC transporter permease — protein MAHVPYDQTGLGRSAAPRFNQPWLLIVPSLILALFIISYPIFNIVYQSVHDVSRFGAIRGFNGLQNFYGVFSDPVFIDSVRRTIVWTACVVGGTVLLSVPVALVLNQDFYGRGMARTIVMLPWSVSLTMTAVVWRWAFNDDYGMVNVTLQRLGLIGGPIHWLATPEFAFPVEIGIGILVSIPFTVTILLGGLSSVPADIYEAARIDGASAWQQFRKLTLPLLRPFVNMAILLNVIYVFNSFPIIWVMTQGGPDESTHILVTYLYELGFRLGRPGQAAAVSLIMLVMLFVFTVIYLRLQPKQEGEST, from the coding sequence ATGGCCCACGTCCCCTACGATCAAACCGGTCTTGGCCGCTCGGCGGCGCCGCGCTTCAATCAGCCATGGCTGCTGATCGTGCCGAGCCTGATCCTCGCGCTGTTCATCATCAGCTACCCGATTTTCAACATCGTGTACCAGTCGGTGCACGATGTGTCGCGCTTCGGGGCGATCCGCGGCTTCAACGGCCTGCAGAACTTCTACGGCGTATTCAGCGATCCCGTGTTCATCGACTCGGTCAGGCGCACGATCGTGTGGACCGCGTGCGTGGTCGGCGGCACGGTGCTGCTTTCCGTGCCGGTCGCGCTCGTGCTCAACCAGGACTTTTACGGGCGCGGCATGGCGCGCACGATCGTGATGCTGCCGTGGTCGGTCTCGCTGACGATGACGGCCGTCGTCTGGCGCTGGGCGTTCAACGACGACTATGGGATGGTCAACGTCACGCTGCAGCGGCTCGGGTTGATCGGCGGACCGATCCACTGGCTGGCGACGCCCGAATTTGCGTTTCCGGTGGAGATCGGCATCGGCATTCTCGTGTCGATTCCGTTCACGGTGACGATCCTCCTGGGCGGTCTCTCTTCGGTGCCGGCCGATATCTACGAAGCCGCGCGCATCGACGGCGCGAGCGCCTGGCAGCAGTTCCGCAAGCTGACGCTGCCGTTGCTGCGGCCTTTCGTGAACATGGCGATCCTGCTGAACGTGATCTACGTGTTCAATTCGTTTCCCATCATTTGGGTCATGACGCAGGGCGGGCCGGACGAAAGCACCCACATCCTCGTCACGTACCTCTACGAGCTCGGCTTCAGGCTCGGGCGTCCCGGTCAGGCGGCGGCGGTGTCGCTGATCATGCTCGTGATGCTCTTCGTGTTCACGGTGATCTACTTGCGGCTGCAGCCCAAGCAGGAAGGGGAAAGCACGTGA
- a CDS encoding MFS transporter, with product MNPTQPERPAGRQPARAAAAAFVGTTIEWYDFYIYATASALIFGKLFFPSNEPFISTLASFGTFAVGFFARPFGGLVFGHLGDRFGRKKALVATLAIMGVSTVCIGFLPTYASAGALAPVMLVLLRIAQGIAIGGEWGGAVLMASEHAPRERRTFLASFAQLGSPAGLILSLVAFRAVAGMDKDALFDWGWRLPFLASAVLLIVGVLIRMGVRESPEFEQVRAERRTAALPVAEVVRDAWRTVLLCLGANVIGVAGAWFVNAFMLNYTTQTLGIDRALMLDCLFAVAFLQLATQFASGWFAQRLGVERFLKAAAALAMLSPYPMFVLVSSGRPIAIVAGIGFAVMCMSSSYAVMAGFMANAFPVRVRYSAISLSYQLCAALAGGLTPLVGTVLAHRYPGQWWPLAAFYSVLALITLVCIAWLARKRAGVAQSSTGVLVEP from the coding sequence ATGAACCCGACTCAGCCTGAGCGGCCAGCCGGCCGCCAGCCCGCACGCGCGGCAGCCGCAGCCTTCGTCGGCACGACGATCGAGTGGTACGACTTCTATATCTACGCGACGGCATCCGCGCTGATTTTCGGCAAGCTGTTCTTCCCGTCGAACGAACCGTTCATCAGCACCCTCGCGTCGTTCGGGACGTTCGCGGTCGGCTTCTTCGCGCGCCCCTTCGGCGGCCTCGTGTTCGGTCACTTGGGGGACCGCTTCGGCCGCAAGAAGGCGCTGGTCGCGACGCTCGCGATCATGGGCGTGAGCACCGTCTGCATCGGCTTCCTGCCCACCTATGCGAGCGCCGGCGCGCTCGCCCCGGTGATGCTCGTGCTGCTTCGGATCGCCCAGGGCATCGCCATCGGCGGCGAATGGGGCGGCGCCGTGCTGATGGCCAGCGAGCACGCGCCGCGCGAGCGCCGGACGTTTCTCGCGTCGTTTGCCCAGTTGGGCAGCCCCGCCGGGCTGATCCTGTCGCTCGTTGCATTCCGCGCGGTCGCCGGCATGGACAAGGACGCGCTGTTCGACTGGGGCTGGCGCCTGCCGTTTCTCGCGAGCGCGGTGCTGCTCATCGTCGGCGTGCTGATCCGGATGGGCGTGCGCGAATCCCCCGAGTTCGAACAGGTGCGAGCGGAACGCCGCACCGCGGCGCTGCCGGTCGCGGAGGTGGTGCGCGACGCGTGGCGCACGGTGTTGCTGTGCCTCGGCGCGAACGTGATCGGCGTGGCGGGCGCGTGGTTCGTCAACGCGTTCATGCTGAACTACACGACGCAGACACTGGGCATCGACCGCGCCCTGATGCTCGACTGTCTGTTCGCCGTCGCGTTCCTGCAGCTCGCCACGCAGTTCGCGTCCGGCTGGTTTGCGCAGCGGCTCGGTGTCGAACGCTTTCTGAAAGCGGCCGCCGCGCTGGCGATGCTGTCGCCGTATCCGATGTTCGTTCTGGTATCGAGCGGGCGGCCGATTGCGATCGTCGCGGGCATCGGCTTCGCCGTGATGTGCATGTCGAGCTCGTACGCCGTGATGGCCGGTTTCATGGCGAATGCGTTCCCGGTGCGGGTGCGCTATTCGGCGATCTCGCTCTCATACCAGCTGTGCGCCGCGCTGGCAGGCGGGCTGACGCCGCTCGTCGGCACGGTCCTCGCCCATCGCTATCCCGGGCAATGGTGGCCGCTCGCGGCGTTTTACAGCGTGCTGGCGCTGATCACGCTCGTTTGCATCGCTTGGCTTGCGCGCAAGCGGGCGGGCGTCGCGCAGTCGTCGACTGGGGTGCTCGTCGAGCCGTGA
- a CDS encoding acyl-CoA dehydrogenase family protein, which produces MNDLNHQNPNLAPRTGADNIPDSRGLNFFAADPDLASLLRLHLGETAYRALEPQLDALGGRASGELDEWASSADKHPPQLQHRTRRGEALQRIDKHPDYVALERVAYSELGLAAMSHSGDAPPPLVKYALTFLFVQAEFGLCCPVSMTDSLTRTLRKFGSPELVARFLPLLASRDFDTLYQGAMFMTEQAAGSDVARIATRASRETGANGDTVWRLYGDKWFCSNADADLAMVLARPDGAPDGIGGLALFLLPKTLADGSRNHYRIVRLKDKLGSRSMASGEIVLEGAHARLIGEVGRGFHQMADMINMSRLSNGVRAAGLMRRALTEALHVARHREAFGRKLIDMPLMQRQLLKMMLPAEQARSMFMQIALLLPAADTGDEAAARCVRILTPLIKFRACRDARRVTGDAMEVRGGTGYIEEWSDARIVRDAHLGSIWEGTSNIVALDIARAAKRDGALQPLRTFLLDRLGAAGLPAASLAVFRHVLARACDGLAYVADTGCDERVRQAGSALYHATTAVLMACEGMRLAPDYRRLALAHLVVRHKLLPADPLDLQTNSEARDAALYGALLAARPVTLDEALQILPQGGAQ; this is translated from the coding sequence ATGAACGATCTGAACCATCAGAATCCGAATCTCGCGCCCCGCACGGGCGCCGACAACATCCCTGACAGCCGGGGACTCAACTTCTTCGCCGCCGATCCCGATCTCGCGTCCCTGCTGCGCCTTCATCTCGGCGAAACGGCTTACCGCGCGCTCGAACCGCAGCTCGATGCGCTCGGCGGGCGCGCATCGGGCGAGCTGGACGAATGGGCATCGAGCGCCGACAAACATCCCCCGCAGCTGCAGCACCGCACACGCCGAGGCGAAGCGCTGCAGCGCATCGACAAGCATCCGGACTACGTCGCGCTCGAACGCGTCGCCTACTCGGAGCTCGGTCTGGCGGCCATGAGCCACAGCGGCGACGCCCCGCCGCCGCTCGTCAAATACGCGCTGACTTTCCTGTTCGTGCAGGCGGAGTTCGGGCTGTGCTGTCCGGTGAGCATGACCGATTCGCTGACGCGCACGCTGCGCAAGTTCGGCTCGCCGGAATTGGTGGCGCGCTTCCTGCCGTTGCTCGCCTCGCGTGATTTCGACACGTTGTATCAGGGCGCCATGTTCATGACCGAGCAGGCTGCGGGCTCCGACGTCGCGCGCATCGCAACCCGTGCCTCGCGCGAAACCGGCGCAAACGGCGACACCGTGTGGCGCCTCTACGGCGACAAATGGTTCTGCTCGAACGCCGACGCCGATCTCGCGATGGTGCTCGCGCGCCCCGACGGTGCGCCGGACGGCATCGGCGGTCTCGCCCTGTTTCTGCTGCCGAAGACGCTGGCCGACGGCTCTCGCAACCACTACCGGATCGTGCGCTTGAAGGACAAGCTCGGCAGCCGCTCGATGGCGAGCGGCGAGATCGTGCTCGAGGGCGCGCACGCGCGTCTGATCGGCGAGGTCGGGCGCGGCTTTCATCAGATGGCCGACATGATCAACATGTCGCGGCTGTCGAACGGCGTGCGCGCCGCGGGACTGATGCGCCGCGCCCTGACCGAAGCGCTCCACGTGGCGCGGCATCGCGAAGCCTTCGGACGCAAGCTGATCGACATGCCCTTGATGCAGCGCCAGTTGCTCAAGATGATGCTGCCCGCCGAGCAGGCCCGCTCGATGTTCATGCAAATCGCGCTGCTGCTGCCCGCGGCCGACACCGGCGACGAAGCGGCGGCCCGCTGTGTGCGCATCCTGACGCCGCTGATCAAGTTTCGCGCGTGCCGCGACGCGCGGCGCGTCACCGGCGACGCGATGGAAGTGCGCGGCGGCACCGGCTATATCGAGGAGTGGAGCGATGCGCGGATTGTGCGCGATGCGCATCTCGGGTCGATCTGGGAAGGCACGAGCAATATCGTCGCGCTCGATATCGCGCGCGCGGCGAAGCGCGATGGCGCGCTGCAGCCGCTGCGCACGTTCCTGCTCGATCGTCTCGGCGCCGCCGGTTTGCCGGCGGCCAGTCTCGCCGTCTTCCGGCACGTGCTGGCGCGCGCCTGCGACGGGTTGGCGTATGTCGCCGACACAGGCTGCGACGAACGGGTCCGGCAAGCCGGCTCGGCGCTGTATCACGCAACTACGGCCGTGCTGATGGCTTGCGAAGGCATGCGCCTCGCGCCGGATTACCGGCGTCTCGCGCTCGCGCATCTCGTCGTCCGCCACAAGCTGCTGCCCGCCGATCCGCTCGATCTGCAGACGAATAGCGAAGCGCGCGACGCAGCGCTCTATGGCGCGCTGCTGGCCGCGCGCCCGGTCACGCTCGACGAGGCGCTGCAGATTCTCCCCCAAGGAGGCGCGCAATGA
- the pdhA gene encoding pyruvate dehydrogenase (acetyl-transferring) E1 component subunit alpha codes for MTTAASFHIGYTQYLGPDGEPVQPLPPFARDAAALIPLYRAMVLTRAFDTKAVALQRTGKLGTFASSVGQEAIGVGVASAMQPGDALFPSYRDHAAQLLRGVTMTESLLYWGGDERGSNFAVPRQDFPNSVPIGTQVCHAAGAAYAFMLRREARVAVTIFGDGSTSKGDFYEAMNLAGVWRAPLVLVVNNNQWAISVPRSRQSAAQTLAQKAIAAGIDGLQVDGNDVIAVHQVVHAALAKARRGDGPTLIEALSYRLGDHTTADDATRYRDAELINKQWENEPLLRLRTYLMRANVWDKAQEEALAKTCHAEVEQAVEAYLAVPQPDVSAMFDHLYETLPSAMHEQLEMARYFAPANGGNGKNGGNGGRHG; via the coding sequence ATGACCACGGCTGCTAGTTTTCATATCGGCTACACGCAGTATCTGGGCCCGGACGGCGAACCAGTCCAACCGTTGCCCCCGTTTGCACGCGATGCGGCCGCGCTGATCCCGCTCTATCGCGCGATGGTGCTCACCCGCGCGTTCGACACCAAGGCTGTTGCACTGCAGCGCACCGGCAAGCTCGGCACGTTTGCGTCGTCGGTGGGACAGGAGGCGATCGGGGTGGGCGTCGCGAGCGCGATGCAGCCCGGCGACGCGCTGTTTCCCTCCTATCGCGACCACGCCGCGCAATTGCTGCGCGGCGTCACGATGACCGAAAGCCTGCTGTATTGGGGCGGCGACGAGCGCGGCAGCAATTTTGCCGTGCCGCGCCAAGACTTTCCGAATAGCGTGCCGATCGGCACCCAGGTGTGCCATGCCGCAGGCGCGGCATACGCGTTCATGCTGCGGCGCGAAGCGCGCGTCGCGGTGACGATTTTCGGCGACGGCAGCACGTCCAAGGGCGATTTCTACGAGGCGATGAATCTGGCGGGCGTCTGGCGCGCGCCGCTCGTGCTCGTCGTCAACAACAACCAGTGGGCGATCTCGGTGCCGCGCAGCCGGCAGAGCGCGGCGCAAACGCTCGCGCAAAAGGCGATCGCGGCGGGCATCGACGGGCTGCAAGTCGACGGCAACGATGTGATCGCGGTTCATCAGGTGGTCCACGCGGCGCTCGCGAAGGCGCGCCGCGGCGATGGTCCGACGCTGATCGAGGCGCTCAGCTATCGCCTCGGCGATCACACGACCGCCGACGACGCGACGCGCTACCGCGACGCCGAGCTCATCAACAAGCAGTGGGAAAACGAACCGCTGCTGCGTCTGCGTACGTACCTGATGCGCGCGAACGTGTGGGACAAGGCGCAGGAAGAAGCGCTCGCGAAGACATGTCACGCTGAAGTCGAACAGGCTGTCGAGGCGTATTTGGCGGTCCCTCAGCCGGACGTTTCCGCGATGTTCGATCACTTGTATGAAACGTTGCCGTCCGCGATGCACGAGCAGCTGGAGATGGCCCGGTATTTCGCACCCGCGAACGGCGGCAATGGCAAGAATGGTGGGAACGGGGGCCGCCATGGCTGA
- a CDS encoding alpha-ketoacid dehydrogenase subunit beta: protein MADLNMIEAINQALAYELAHDPAVVLLGEDIGVNGGVFRATAGLQARFGAERVLDTPLAETAIAGTAVGMAAMGLKPVAEIQFSGFIYPAIDHILNHASRLRHRTRGRLACPLVLRSPCGAGIHAPEHHSENPEALFTPIPGLRVVTPSSPARAYGLLLAAIRDPDPVIFFEPTRLYRLYRQAVEDNGEALPLDSCFTLRDGSDITLVSWGGALQDVQAAADLLAQEGVMAEVIDVATLKPLDMTTILASVAKTGRCVIVHEGSRTGGVGAEIAANIAERGLYTLLAPVQRVTGYDVVVPLFRLESQYMPGVERIVAAVRQALEA from the coding sequence ATGGCTGATCTCAACATGATCGAAGCGATCAATCAGGCGCTCGCCTACGAACTCGCGCACGATCCCGCCGTCGTGCTGCTCGGCGAGGACATCGGCGTGAACGGCGGCGTGTTTCGCGCAACGGCCGGCTTGCAGGCGCGCTTCGGCGCGGAGCGGGTGCTCGACACGCCGCTGGCCGAAACCGCGATCGCCGGCACGGCGGTCGGGATGGCGGCGATGGGCTTGAAGCCCGTTGCCGAAATCCAGTTCAGCGGCTTCATCTATCCGGCCATCGATCACATCCTCAATCACGCGTCGCGTCTGCGTCATCGGACGCGCGGGCGCCTCGCTTGCCCGCTCGTGCTGCGCTCGCCGTGCGGCGCGGGCATTCATGCGCCCGAGCATCATTCGGAAAACCCCGAGGCGCTGTTCACGCCTATCCCAGGATTGCGCGTGGTGACGCCTTCTTCGCCGGCGCGCGCCTACGGCTTGCTGCTCGCGGCGATTCGCGACCCCGACCCCGTCATCTTCTTCGAACCGACGCGCCTCTATCGCCTCTACCGGCAGGCGGTCGAGGACAATGGCGAGGCGCTGCCGCTCGATAGCTGCTTTACGCTGCGCGACGGTTCGGATATCACGCTCGTGAGCTGGGGCGGCGCGCTGCAGGACGTACAGGCCGCGGCGGACTTGCTTGCGCAGGAAGGCGTGATGGCCGAGGTGATCGATGTGGCCACGCTCAAGCCGCTCGACATGACGACGATCCTCGCGTCCGTCGCCAAGACGGGACGCTGCGTGATCGTGCACGAGGGCTCGCGCACCGGCGGCGTCGGCGCGGAAATCGCGGCCAACATCGCCGAGCGCGGGTTGTACACGCTGCTCGCGCCCGTGCAGCGCGTCACCGGCTACGACGTGGTGGTGCCGCTCTTCAGACTCGAAAGCCAATACATGCCGGGCGTGGAGCGTATCGTCGCCGCCGTTCGGCAAGCGCTGGAGGCCTAG
- a CDS encoding CDGSH iron-sulfur domain-containing protein: MATAIITPRNDGPYHIKGNFTIVTQGGKSIDVEKDEVWLCRCGQSGNKPFCDGTHKKAGFASNLDAPSQADPAP, translated from the coding sequence ATGGCAACGGCAATCATCACGCCACGCAACGACGGCCCGTACCACATCAAGGGCAACTTCACGATCGTCACGCAGGGCGGCAAATCGATCGATGTCGAGAAGGACGAAGTCTGGCTGTGCCGATGCGGCCAGTCGGGCAACAAGCCGTTCTGCGACGGCACGCATAAGAAGGCGGGCTTTGCGAGCAACCTCGACGCGCCATCGCAGGCAGACCCGGCTCCGTGA